The proteins below are encoded in one region of Paenibacillus albus:
- the coaE gene encoding dephospho-CoA kinase (Dephospho-CoA kinase (CoaE) performs the final step in coenzyme A biosynthesis.) — translation MKLGLTGGIACGKSTVGAMLLARGAKLVDADQVAREVVLPGEPALAAIAAEFGQAVLNADGTMNRPEVGKLVFGNPERLSKLESILHPAIRSRMWDRIEAYEASDPNQLIVADIPLLFETGQDAMYDAVMVVYVPQAVQLERLMQRNQLTEEQASQRIGLQLDIEEKKRRATYVIDNSGSLAETEQQVERFWREQGLP, via the coding sequence TTGAAACTCGGATTAACAGGCGGCATCGCTTGTGGCAAAAGCACAGTCGGCGCGATGCTTCTCGCGCGCGGCGCCAAGCTTGTTGATGCAGACCAGGTCGCTCGGGAAGTCGTGCTTCCCGGCGAGCCTGCGCTAGCAGCAATTGCTGCTGAGTTCGGACAAGCTGTCTTGAATGCAGACGGCACAATGAACCGGCCGGAGGTCGGCAAGCTAGTGTTTGGCAATCCAGAACGACTCAGCAAGCTGGAGTCGATTCTGCATCCAGCAATTCGGAGTCGAATGTGGGACAGAATAGAGGCATATGAAGCGAGTGATCCGAATCAGCTGATCGTCGCGGATATTCCTTTATTGTTCGAAACGGGACAAGATGCAATGTACGATGCAGTGATGGTCGTCTATGTGCCGCAGGCTGTGCAGCTTGAGCGGCTAATGCAGCGAAATCAGCTTACAGAGGAGCAGGCTTCTCAGCGAATCGGGCTGCAGCTGGATATTGAAGAGAAGAAGCGCCGCGCTACATACGTCATCGACAACAGCGGATCGCTGGCAGAGACGGAACAGCAAGTAGAACGATTTTGGCGTGAGCAGGGATTGCCATGA
- a CDS encoding lytic transglycosylase domain-containing protein → MKKKRRNKFRRRVILILVIALLTLLFVRSEWMSHWMYPVKYRSDIVISATNYKLEPHLVAAIIRVETNYKPGVVSKKGAIGVMQLMPDTAKWIIERGGFTNVTLDAISNQPDIGIEMGSWYLNALYNQFDGNMYTVIAAYNAGPGTVNRWLKAGTWDGKLETVDQVPYGETRHYVQRVIYYYNKYKDLYPDLLAE, encoded by the coding sequence ATGAAGAAGAAACGAAGAAATAAATTTCGGCGCAGAGTGATTCTCATCCTCGTTATTGCTCTTCTAACTTTATTATTCGTACGCTCGGAATGGATGAGCCATTGGATGTATCCGGTGAAATACCGCTCGGATATTGTCATTAGCGCGACCAACTATAAGCTTGAACCGCATCTCGTCGCCGCAATTATCCGCGTGGAGACGAACTATAAGCCAGGCGTCGTATCCAAAAAAGGCGCGATCGGCGTCATGCAGCTTATGCCGGATACGGCCAAATGGATTATTGAACGCGGCGGGTTCACGAATGTCACACTTGATGCGATTTCGAACCAGCCCGACATCGGAATTGAGATGGGCTCTTGGTATTTGAATGCGCTCTACAATCAGTTCGATGGCAATATGTATACCGTAATTGCTGCTTATAATGCCGGACCCGGCACAGTGAACCGCTGGCTGAAAGCCGGAACATGGGACGGAAAGCTGGAGACGGTCGATCAGGTGCCGTACGGCGAAACAAGGCACTATGTACAGCGAGTCATTTATTATTATAATAAGTACAAGGACCTATATCCGGACTTGCTCGCCGAGTAA